The genome window TCGCGGTGGCGGGCGAGCATCGCCTCGTTTTCCTCCCGCTCTTCCCGTAGGCGGGCGACGGCGGCACGCAACTCTTCCTGCTCTTCCCCCAGGGACTCATGAGCGGCGCGCAGGGCGGCGAGGGACGTTGCCAGCTCGGCGATCAGGGATTCGGCCTCCCCGAGCTGCTCGCGCAGGCGCACCGTTTCACTGCGCTGCCGGGTCTTGCGTTCGTCGAGCTGACGGCGGCGGCGTTCGATCTCCTGCTGACCGGCGCTGAGCTGGGACAGATCGGTCAAGAGCCGGTAGAGGAGCTGGCGGGTTTCCTGCTGCGCCGCCTCCAGATCCCCGTCGCGCTGAGTGAGTTCGGCCAAGGCCGCCTCCCCCTCGGCGAGCCGCCGCAACTCCCGCTCCAGATCCCCCCCGAGGTCTTCGCGGGTCTGCTTGAGCCGCTTCTCTTCGCCGTCGGCCTCGGCCAGACGCCGCACCACCTCCTGCTCTTCGGCGAGTCCTTGTTCCCGGCGGCGCGCCAGGCCCTCCCCCTCGCGGACCGCCAGGGCGAGCCGCCCGGCAACCTTTTCGAGCTCGGCGGCGAGGCGGAAAACCTGTTCCTGCAGGCGCGCGACCACCCGCTCCTCTTCCCCTTGGGCCAAGCGCGCTTCGTCGAGCGTCCGTTCTTCCTGTTCGAGACGCGCCGCCAAAGCGGTGAGGGCCTGACGTTCTTCCTTGTCCCGCGCCCCCCCCGCTTCGAGGGTCGCACTCAGCTCGGCGAAACGCCGCCGGGCCAGCCCCACCTCGATCCCCTTGAGTTCTTCCCGCAGGGCGCGAAAGCGCTCGGCCTTCTGCGCCTGGCGCTTGAGGCTCGCGGTCTGCCGTCGCACCTCGGCGACGATATCCCCCAGCCGCAGCAGATTCTGGCGGGTCGCCTCGATCTTGCGCAGGGCGGCTTTCTTGCGGGATTTGTACTTAGTGACCCCGGCCGCCTCTTCGATGAGAAAACGGCGATCCTCGGGTTTGGCGTTGAGGATCATGCCGATCTTGCCCTGTTCGATGATCGAATAGGCCCGCGCCCCGACCCCCGTATCCATGAAGAGTTCGGAGATGTCGAGGAGGCGGCAGGGGGTCTTGTTGATCAGATATTCGCTGTCGCCGTTACGGAAGAGCCGGCGGGTAACCATGATTTCCGCGTATTGGCGGTAGGCGGCGGGGGCTTGGCCGTCCTCGTTGGCGAAGATCATCGAGACCTCGGCCATGCCCAGCGGCTTGCGCGACTCGCTGCCGCCGAAAATCACATCCTCCATAGCACGGCCGCGCAGGTTCTTGGCGTTCTGCTCTCCCATCGCCCAGCGGATGGCGTCGACGATATTACTCTTGCCGCAACCGTTGGGGCCGAGGATGGCGGTAATTCCCGACTCGAAATCGAGGGCGACCCGATCGACGAAGGATTTGAATCCCTGGATTTCTACCCGCTTGATCTTCATGGATGAGGAAAAGACGACTCCTGGGCCGGACGGCCGGGATAAATCAAATAGCGTGGCATGTTATCAAGGGGGCCACGGCATGTAAAGATTTTATCCGGTTGCCTTTAATCCGCCTTGGGAGGTATGATCCGGGCCATGATCGAATGGCAGGTACAGCCCACCGAGGCGGGCAATCCCCTGGAATTTCTGACGAATCGCCTTCCCGGCGCGCCCCGCTCCTACCTGCGCCAACTGTTGCGTAAGGGCCGGGTGCGGCGCGACGATGGCCCCTTGGACGAAAGTGCCGTCCTGCGCCCGGGGGATCGCGTCATTCTGCCGGAGAGCGCCCGCCTGCGGCAACTCCTTGCCCTCCCCCCGGTCCCGGTTATTCTTTACGAGAGCCGGGAGATGCTGATCGTCGAAAAACCGGCGGGCCTTGCCGTGCACGGCAGTCAGGGGCACGAAGAAGACCATCTGCTCGGGCGCATCCAGGCACTGCTGCAAGAGCGCCGGGCCCCTTACTCGGTGGCACCGGTGCATCGCCTCGACCTGGAAACCTCGGGGCCGATCCTCTTTGCCAAGGGACGCCAGGCCGCCGGTCGCCTCGGCCAACTCTTCATGG of Desulfuromonas acetexigens contains these proteins:
- a CDS encoding RluA family pseudouridine synthase, whose translation is MIEWQVQPTEAGNPLEFLTNRLPGAPRSYLRQLLRKGRVRRDDGPLDESAVLRPGDRVILPESARLRQLLALPPVPVILYESREMLIVEKPAGLAVHGSQGHEEDHLLGRIQALLQERRAPYSVAPVHRLDLETSGPILFAKGRQAAGRLGQLFMDGAAQKSYLALVAGELIGAGRLESPVRAKGKLKAATTDYRTLTGFGDFTLVELELLSGRTHQIRQQLSAAGHPLTGDRRYGGPTPPGLKRLFLHCRKLALPDPFGGPDVLVESPLPAELAQVLNALGARTP